The following are from one region of the Nicotiana tabacum cultivar K326 chromosome 3, ASM71507v2, whole genome shotgun sequence genome:
- the LOC107814818 gene encoding uncharacterized protein LOC107814818 isoform X3, with amino-acid sequence MMYGYTTNENTSHVYDYSSEYISHFSSFSSPTPLIIPSSEIGYNQVRNHRSASDYNTSTECSSYGSSSSVTSYGMNDHHMIPRNISSHSLVNNMEGFCPLVSSPPNFLDSEGSSIRKVFSTGDLQSESPLSNESNSIIEGMTKGCKYSPEEKKERIERYKNKRNQRNFSKKIMYECRKTLADSRPRIRGRFVRNDEILEKTSQIEFNGAEVEEDEDDENWIRFLDAFSANIFP; translated from the exons ATGATGTACGGATATACTACAAATGAAAACACTTCTCATGTGTATGATTATTCTAGTGAATACATAAGTCACTTTTCATCATTCTCTTCCCCAACCCCTTTGATCATTCCTTCATCGGAAATCGGTTATAACCAGGTTCGAAATCATCGATCCGCCTCTGATTATAATACTAGTACTGAATGTAGTAGCTATGGTTCTTCTAGTTCAGTCACAAGTTATGGAATGAATGACCATCACATGATTCCAAGAAACATAAGCAGTCACTCACTTGTAAATAACATGGAGGGATTTTGCCCACTTGTTTCTTCCCCACCAAATTTTCTTGACTCAGAAGGTAGCTCCATCAGAAAGGTTTTTAGCACTGGTGATTTGCAG TCAGAAAGTCCCCTATCAAATGAGAGTAACAGCATAATCGAAGGAATGACCAAAGGTTGCAAGTACAGTCCCGAAGAGAAGAAGGAGAGGATTGAGAGATACAAAAACAAGAGAAATCAACGAAATTTTAGCAAGAAGATTATg TATGAATGCAGGAAGACTTTGGCAGATAGTAGACCTCGCATTAGAGGAAGATTTGTAAGAAATGACGAAATACTTGAGAAGACATCTCAGATTGAATTTAATGGGGCAGAAGTAGAAGAAGACGAGGATGATGAGAACTGGATTAGATTTCTTGATGCCTTTTCAGCAAACATTTTTCCCTAA
- the LOC107814818 gene encoding uncharacterized protein LOC107814818 isoform X2, giving the protein MMYGYTTNENTSHVYDYSSEYISHFSSFSSPTPLIIPSSEIGYNQVRNHRSASDYNTSTECSSYGSSSSVTSYGMNDHHMIPRNISSHSLVNNMEGFCPLVSSPPNFLDSEGSSIRKVFSTGDLQQSESPLSNESNSIIEGMTKGCKYSPEEKKERIERYKNKRNQRNFSKKIMYECRKTLADSRPRIRGRFVRNDEILEKTSQIEFNGAEVEEDEDDENWIRFLDAFSANIFP; this is encoded by the exons ATGATGTACGGATATACTACAAATGAAAACACTTCTCATGTGTATGATTATTCTAGTGAATACATAAGTCACTTTTCATCATTCTCTTCCCCAACCCCTTTGATCATTCCTTCATCGGAAATCGGTTATAACCAGGTTCGAAATCATCGATCCGCCTCTGATTATAATACTAGTACTGAATGTAGTAGCTATGGTTCTTCTAGTTCAGTCACAAGTTATGGAATGAATGACCATCACATGATTCCAAGAAACATAAGCAGTCACTCACTTGTAAATAACATGGAGGGATTTTGCCCACTTGTTTCTTCCCCACCAAATTTTCTTGACTCAGAAGGTAGCTCCATCAGAAAGGTTTTTAGCACTGGTGATTTGCAG CAGTCAGAAAGTCCCCTATCAAATGAGAGTAACAGCATAATCGAAGGAATGACCAAAGGTTGCAAGTACAGTCCCGAAGAGAAGAAGGAGAGGATTGAGAGATACAAAAACAAGAGAAATCAACGAAATTTTAGCAAGAAGATTATg TATGAATGCAGGAAGACTTTGGCAGATAGTAGACCTCGCATTAGAGGAAGATTTGTAAGAAATGACGAAATACTTGAGAAGACATCTCAGATTGAATTTAATGGGGCAGAAGTAGAAGAAGACGAGGATGATGAGAACTGGATTAGATTTCTTGATGCCTTTTCAGCAAACATTTTTCCCTAA
- the LOC107814818 gene encoding uncharacterized protein LOC107814818 isoform X1 — protein MMYGYTTNENTSHVYDYSSEYISHFSSFSSPTPLIIPSSEIGYNQVRNHRSASDYNTSTECSSYGSSSSVTSYGMNDHHMIPRNISSHSLVNNMEGFCPLVSSPPNFLDSEGSSIRKVFSTGDLQGMQQNQQSESPLSNESNSIIEGMTKGCKYSPEEKKERIERYKNKRNQRNFSKKIMYECRKTLADSRPRIRGRFVRNDEILEKTSQIEFNGAEVEEDEDDENWIRFLDAFSANIFP, from the exons ATGATGTACGGATATACTACAAATGAAAACACTTCTCATGTGTATGATTATTCTAGTGAATACATAAGTCACTTTTCATCATTCTCTTCCCCAACCCCTTTGATCATTCCTTCATCGGAAATCGGTTATAACCAGGTTCGAAATCATCGATCCGCCTCTGATTATAATACTAGTACTGAATGTAGTAGCTATGGTTCTTCTAGTTCAGTCACAAGTTATGGAATGAATGACCATCACATGATTCCAAGAAACATAAGCAGTCACTCACTTGTAAATAACATGGAGGGATTTTGCCCACTTGTTTCTTCCCCACCAAATTTTCTTGACTCAGAAGGTAGCTCCATCAGAAAGGTTTTTAGCACTGGTGATTTGCAG GGAATGCAACAAAATCAGCAGTCAGAAAGTCCCCTATCAAATGAGAGTAACAGCATAATCGAAGGAATGACCAAAGGTTGCAAGTACAGTCCCGAAGAGAAGAAGGAGAGGATTGAGAGATACAAAAACAAGAGAAATCAACGAAATTTTAGCAAGAAGATTATg TATGAATGCAGGAAGACTTTGGCAGATAGTAGACCTCGCATTAGAGGAAGATTTGTAAGAAATGACGAAATACTTGAGAAGACATCTCAGATTGAATTTAATGGGGCAGAAGTAGAAGAAGACGAGGATGATGAGAACTGGATTAGATTTCTTGATGCCTTTTCAGCAAACATTTTTCCCTAA